TACACATATTGTTTATTGTTATGGAGATACCGTGGATAATCGACTCGCACGTTCAGGTCTTGCGCCGAGGCATGTGTCACAAATGTTGCTAAGATCCACAAAACGCCCCATACGAACGGACAACCCTTCTTATTCAATTTCATAGAGAAGCTCAAACCTGACATAAAGAGCACGGTCCAAATCGACCGTACTCTTAGGGGACCAGAACTATTTTGCCGCCCGCACCAGATTTAAGGACGAGTTCGTGCGCATGCGGCGCGTCTGCAAGCGGTAATTCGCAGCGCACAGTGGGGTTCAGCATACCGCCTTTCAGCCCGTCGATTATAAAGGAATGGGCTTCGTTCAGTTCTTGGAGCGTCGCGTTGAACAAAAGGATTCCAGTAACGGAAGCATCTTTACGCATCAGGTCGCGCGGGTTAATTTGCACTTCGCCGCGATTCCCAATAACGACAATGCGCCCACGAGGTGCGACGATATTCAAATCTTTTGCGAGGTTAACATTCGCCAGCATTTCCAAAATAACGTCCGGCCCGCGCCCGCAGTTATAGCCAACAATTTCTTGCAGATAATCAGGCGACGTGTGATCGAATGCTTCGGCACCCTGCTCTTCCACTAACTTCCGACCCTCGCGCGTACCTGCTGTTCCCAGCACTTTCCAGCCATGAGCACGACAGATTTGCAGCGCAGCCAGCCCAACACCGCCACTCGCGCCATGCACCAGAACGACATTCTCCGTTTGCGCTTTGGCTTTGCTGAAAAGCGCGAGATACGCTGTCGCGTAAGGCACTCCCAGCGCCGCGCCCTGGGCGAACGAGATGTTGTCGGGCAAGCGATAGATCGCGTCGGACTGGGCAGTGGCTTGCTCGGCATAACTGCCACTGCTTTTCAAGCCCAGGTAAACACGGTCGCCAACCTTCCATTGCGTGACGCCGTCGCCCAAGGCGTCGATTTCTCCGGCGCCGTCGATGCCCGGTGTAAAAGGCGACGGAGGCAGCGGATAAGTGCCCGACCGAAAATAAGTGTCGACGGGGTTAACGCCTGCAGCACGAATTCGCACGCGCACCTCGCCCGCCTGTGGCTGCAAATCGGCAATTTCTTCGACTTTCATCACGTCAGGTGCGCCTGCTTCATAAACTCGAATAGCTTTCATTGTTCTTCCTTTGAAGGTACGGTCGATTTCGACCGTACCTGTGTCAACGAAATGAGAACACACAGTCCACATAACGAAACAAAAATTCCCAGTCGCACGCCTTGCGAATTAAAAACCATTTCGATGCGCGAGGTTCCTTCACCAATCTGCACTGCGCGAAACATCCCGTTCGCGGTGATAATTGGTGCTTGGCGTTCGTTTACAAATGCACGCCACCCGGGATAATTCGCATCTTGGACTACAAGGGGAGTTGCACTTGCCGAAATCACTTCCAGGGTCACACGATTTGTTGTTTCTGAGAGAAATTGCACACGACCTTGCTGTCGCTTACTGTCGCTAATTATCGTGTCTGGGCCTCGACCGATAACCACAGGATAAACAGAGTGATTTCGTACGGCTAATTTTTCCAGCAGTGGCACCACCGCATCCGTTTGAAAAACGGACGATGCGAGATAAACGCGCGGCCAAACCCTTTGATTGCGATTCCACAACTGCCAACGACCGATTTTCTTTTCGAGTGTCCAGCCGCGCGTGTCTGGGTAAGGAGTTTCGGCGTCCGTTTTGTCCGGCGTTTGGGCAAGCGTATGCGACACGCCAGCAACGCGCCACAGGCTGCTTCGATTCTGCGGCTGATAAACGGTTTCCCAGAATTTCTTCTTCTCGGCCTGCGAAGCAAACGCGAAATACATTTTTGTGCCGAGCGGGTCGTAGCCATTGGCAAGCGGCACCCGATTCGGCATCGCGTGATTAATGCCCTGCCAGAACACTGAAGTCGTCCAGCGCTCCCCCGCTTTATGCTGCGCTGCAAGCTCGCGTGGCCAGAACGCGTCCGCCTGGTCTTTGGGCGAAACGATTTTCGCTCCACGCCAGTGCCCCAGCAGCGCTTCACCACACGCGAACAGCAAAATTATGGTCGCGAGCTTACGCTTTGCAACCATGTCTGACGCACGCCGCCAGCGGTCGAGAAATGAACCGGCCAACCCGGCCAACAAGAATACAGTTGCGCTTTCGATCAGTGCAACGCGACGAAAATTTCCCGCCACTTCAGGCGCGAGTGCCGGCGCCGAGCGCACAAACGGCGCGGCCGCATTTTCCCAGACGCTTTCCGGCGACAGCAAAGCCCACACTGCCGCAAACGCTGCGACAAGGGCAACGCCACGCAGCACAATGGTAACCCGCGTGATGTCGTTCTCGTCGTTTCGCGCGAAGGCCCGCTGCCAAATCCACGCTGCAAGAAATGGTGCGACAAAAAACCACACGAGCAGCCAGCGCGACGGCACCCGCACCAAACGCAAAGGTGGCAAAGCGTCGAATAACCAGCCATAAAATGGCGTATTCGCGCCGAGCGCCGTCAGGAAAACAATCACTAACGCGCACAGCAACAGCTTGACCGCACGACGAGTCCGGTCGGATTCGACCGTACTTCGCCAGACGAAAAAAGCGCTTATGGCAAGAACCAATGGCAGCACGCCAACACTCGCCGCTTCTTCGTGCGCGCAACAATTCTGACTCCACTGTACACCTCGGTTACCGCCAAACCAGTCGGGAGCAAGCAACCGCACGAAGCTTTTCCAAGTTGCCGACAAAATTGTCGCGTCATTGAAAGCAAGCGCACCGCCGTGCTCGGCCAGTTTCGAGAGTTCTCGGAACGGCAACCATGCCACGGCAGAAAGCGCCATTCCCAGAGTGCCACCGGCAAGCAGCGCAAGCGGCCAGTTTCGCGGCAATCGTAATTTAGAGTTTCCGCGCGTCATCGCCCAAAGCGCGGCGAATGCAACGCAGAGCAAAACTGCAAATAGCGCCGTTGGTGGATGTCCGGCGAGAAGAATCAGGCCAAGCCATGCGCCCGCAAACAGCGCGTCGGGCAACCAACCGCCTCGGAGATAGCGAAGTTCCGCGCGCAACAACCAGGGAATATGGCAAAACGCTGCCAGCCAGATGGTTTGTCCTGCGTAAAGCCGCGCGCTCGTGCCGCCGCCCAAAGCCAGCAGCGACCCCGCAAGAAAGGCCGCGCGCCGCTGGAAGCCGAGGGCACGAGCCAAAGCGTATCCGCCCCACGAAAGCCAAATCGTGTGACCCAGCGCATCGAACAACACGGCGAAACGTTCGGGAAAGAGCCAGTAAACCGCGTTCGGTGGATACCACAGCGCCGTCTGAATGTTAGCCGCGAACGGTTGCCCGCAAAACAGAAAGGGGTTCCAGAGCGGAATCGTACCGCTTCGCATCTGCGCTGCGGCCCAACTGCGTGCAGGTGCGAAATAGGCGAGCGCATCTTCGCCAAAAGGAAAATAGCCGAATAGCAACCCGATTATTAGCGGCGCTAAAGCGAGAACGCACATGGCAGCCAAAGCCAAAAGCGCGCGGTTGCGTGGAGAAAAACGTCGAAGAAGAGAATTCATCAACGAAAAAGAGTACGGTCGATTTCGACCGTACTCTTAATACTAAACATCAGGCTTATTGTCCCATCATTTCGCGTAGGAACTGCGGCACCTGCGACGGCAAATCGACAACGCGCGCGCCAGCAGCTTCGAGCGCTTCGATTTTCGCGGCAGCGGTTCCGGCGCTGCCCGAAACAATCGCTCCGGCGTGGCCCATCTGCTTGCCGGGAGGCGCCGTTTTACCGGCGATAAAGCCGACGACCGGCTTGGTCATCGTCTTGATGAATTCGGCAGCTTTCTCTTCGTCGTTGCCGCCGATTTCGCCACTGAGAACAACCGCTTTGGTCGCGGGATCGGCTTCAAACCAACCTAAGACATCGACAAAGCTCGAACCGATGATCGGGTCGCCGCCAATTCCGACGCAGGTGCTTTGGCCCATGCCGGCGCGCGTTAACTCATCGACGATTTC
The Abditibacteriaceae bacterium DNA segment above includes these coding regions:
- a CDS encoding NADPH:quinone reductase: MKAIRVYEAGAPDVMKVEEIADLQPQAGEVRVRIRAAGVNPVDTYFRSGTYPLPPSPFTPGIDGAGEIDALGDGVTQWKVGDRVYLGLKSSGSYAEQATAQSDAIYRLPDNISFAQGAALGVPYATAYLALFSKAKAQTENVVLVHGASGGVGLAALQICRAHGWKVLGTAGTREGRKLVEEQGAEAFDHTSPDYLQEIVGYNCGRGPDVILEMLANVNLAKDLNIVAPRGRIVVIGNRGEVQINPRDLMRKDASVTGILLFNATLQELNEAHSFIIDGLKGGMLNPTVRCELPLADAPHAHELVLKSGAGGKIVLVP
- a CDS encoding YfhO family protein; protein product: MNSLLRRFSPRNRALLALAAMCVLALAPLIIGLLFGYFPFGEDALAYFAPARSWAAAQMRSGTIPLWNPFLFCGQPFAANIQTALWYPPNAVYWLFPERFAVLFDALGHTIWLSWGGYALARALGFQRRAAFLAGSLLALGGGTSARLYAGQTIWLAAFCHIPWLLRAELRYLRGGWLPDALFAGAWLGLILLAGHPPTALFAVLLCVAFAALWAMTRGNSKLRLPRNWPLALLAGGTLGMALSAVAWLPFRELSKLAEHGGALAFNDATILSATWKSFVRLLAPDWFGGNRGVQWSQNCCAHEEAASVGVLPLVLAISAFFVWRSTVESDRTRRAVKLLLCALVIVFLTALGANTPFYGWLFDALPPLRLVRVPSRWLLVWFFVAPFLAAWIWQRAFARNDENDITRVTIVLRGVALVAAFAAVWALLSPESVWENAAAPFVRSAPALAPEVAGNFRRVALIESATVFLLAGLAGSFLDRWRRASDMVAKRKLATIILLFACGEALLGHWRGAKIVSPKDQADAFWPRELAAQHKAGERWTTSVFWQGINHAMPNRVPLANGYDPLGTKMYFAFASQAEKKKFWETVYQPQNRSSLWRVAGVSHTLAQTPDKTDAETPYPDTRGWTLEKKIGRWQLWNRNQRVWPRVYLASSVFQTDAVVPLLEKLAVRNHSVYPVVIGRGPDTIISDSKRQQGRVQFLSETTNRVTLEVISASATPLVVQDANYPGWRAFVNERQAPIITANGMFRAVQIGEGTSRIEMVFNSQGVRLGIFVSLCGLCVLISLTQVRSKSTVPSKEEQ